The Streptomyces tendae genome has a window encoding:
- the thrS gene encoding threonine--tRNA ligase, with protein sequence MSDVRVIIQRDSEREERVVTTGTTAAELFAGERSVIAARVAGELKDLSYAIQDGETVEGVEISSEDGLNILRHSTAHVMAQAVQELFPEAKLGIGPPVRDGFYYDFDVDKPFHPDDLKAIEKKMQEIQKRGQRFSRRVVTDDEAREELADEPYKLELIGLKGAASHDDGADVEVGAGELTIYDNLDAKTGELCWKDLCRGPHLPTTRNIPAFKLMRNASAYWRGSEKNKQLQRIYGTAWPSKEELKAHLEFLAEAEKRDHRKLGSELDLFSIPEQIGSGLAVFHPKGGIIRRVMEDYSRRRHEEEGYEFVYTPHATKGKLFETSGHLDWYADGMYPPMQLDEGVDYYLKPMNCPMHNLIFDARGRSYRELPLRLFEFGTVYRYEKSGVVHGLTRARGFTQDDAHIYCTREQMSEELDKTLTFVLNLLRDYGLTDFYLELSTKDPEKFVGTDEAWEEATETLRQVAEKQGLPLVPDPGGAAFYGPKISVQAKDAIGRTWQMSTIQLDFNLPERFDLEYTAADGTKTRPVMIHRALFGSIERFFAVLLEHYAGAFPAWLAPVQALGIPIGDAHVEYLEKFADAARKQGLRVEVDSSSDRMQKKIRNAQKQKVPFMVIAGDEDMANGAVSFRYRDGSQENGIPVDEAIAKIAKVVEERAQI encoded by the coding sequence GTGTCAGACGTCCGTGTGATCATCCAACGCGATTCCGAGCGGGAAGAACGCGTGGTGACGACGGGCACTACGGCCGCCGAGCTCTTCGCGGGCGAGCGCTCGGTCATCGCCGCGCGGGTGGCCGGTGAGCTCAAGGACCTCTCGTACGCGATCCAGGACGGCGAGACCGTCGAAGGGGTCGAGATCTCCTCCGAGGACGGCCTGAACATCCTGCGCCACTCCACCGCGCACGTGATGGCCCAGGCCGTGCAGGAGCTGTTCCCCGAGGCCAAGCTGGGCATCGGCCCGCCGGTCCGGGACGGCTTCTACTACGACTTCGACGTGGACAAGCCCTTCCACCCCGATGACCTCAAGGCCATCGAGAAGAAGATGCAGGAGATCCAGAAGCGCGGCCAGCGCTTCTCCCGCCGGGTCGTCACCGACGACGAGGCCCGCGAGGAGCTCGCCGACGAGCCGTACAAGCTGGAGCTGATCGGCCTCAAGGGCGCCGCGTCCCACGACGACGGGGCGGACGTCGAGGTCGGCGCCGGCGAGCTGACGATCTACGACAACCTGGACGCCAAGACCGGGGAGCTGTGCTGGAAGGACCTCTGCCGCGGTCCCCACCTGCCCACCACCCGGAACATCCCGGCGTTCAAGCTGATGCGCAACGCCTCCGCCTACTGGCGCGGCAGCGAGAAGAACAAGCAGCTCCAGCGCATCTACGGCACCGCCTGGCCCTCCAAGGAGGAGCTGAAGGCCCACCTGGAGTTCCTCGCCGAGGCCGAGAAGCGCGACCACCGCAAGCTCGGCAGCGAGCTCGACCTGTTCTCCATCCCGGAGCAGATCGGCTCCGGCCTCGCCGTCTTCCACCCCAAGGGCGGCATCATCCGCCGGGTCATGGAGGACTACTCGCGGCGCCGCCACGAGGAGGAGGGCTACGAGTTCGTCTACACCCCGCACGCGACGAAGGGGAAGCTCTTCGAGACCTCGGGCCACCTGGACTGGTACGCCGACGGCATGTACCCGCCCATGCAGCTCGACGAGGGCGTGGACTACTACCTCAAGCCCATGAACTGCCCGATGCACAACCTGATCTTCGACGCGCGCGGCCGCTCCTACCGCGAACTGCCGCTGCGCCTCTTCGAGTTCGGGACCGTGTACCGGTACGAGAAGTCGGGCGTGGTGCACGGCCTGACCCGGGCCCGGGGCTTCACGCAGGACGACGCGCACATCTACTGCACCCGCGAGCAGATGTCCGAGGAGCTCGACAAGACCCTCACCTTCGTCCTCAACCTGCTGCGCGACTACGGCCTGACCGACTTCTACCTGGAGCTGTCCACCAAGGACCCGGAGAAGTTCGTCGGCACCGACGAGGCCTGGGAGGAGGCGACCGAGACGCTGCGCCAGGTCGCCGAGAAGCAGGGCCTGCCGCTGGTCCCGGACCCGGGCGGCGCCGCCTTCTACGGCCCGAAGATCTCCGTCCAGGCGAAGGACGCGATCGGCCGTACCTGGCAGATGTCGACCATCCAGCTCGACTTCAACCTGCCGGAGCGCTTCGACCTGGAGTACACGGCCGCGGACGGCACCAAGACCCGCCCGGTCATGATCCACCGCGCGCTGTTCGGCTCCATCGAGCGGTTCTTCGCGGTGCTCCTGGAGCACTACGCGGGCGCCTTCCCGGCCTGGCTCGCCCCGGTCCAGGCGCTCGGCATCCCGATCGGCGACGCGCACGTCGAGTACCTGGAGAAGTTCGCGGACGCGGCCCGCAAGCAGGGCCTGCGCGTCGAGGTCGACTCCTCCTCGGACCGGATGCAGAAGAAGATCCGCAACGCCCAGAAGCAGAAGGTGCCCTTCATGGTCATCGCGGGCGACGAGGACATGGCGAACGGCGCGGTCTCCTTCCGCTACCGCGACGGCTCGCAGGAGAACGGCATCCCCGTCGACGAGGCCATCGCCAAGATCGCCAAGGTCGTCGAGGAGCGGGCGCAGATCTGA
- a CDS encoding HIT family protein: MTSEPEQQLGVGTQDAFQRLWTPHRMAYIQGENKPSGPGAGDGCPFCSLPAGSDEDGLILRRGELVYAVLNLYPYTGGHLMTVPYRHVADYTELTAEETAELAALTQQAMTALRTASGAHGFNIGMNQGTVAGAGIAAHLHQHVVPRWGGDTNFMPVIGHTKVLPQLLADTRKMLAEAWPTD; this comes from the coding sequence ATGACGAGTGAGCCGGAGCAGCAGTTGGGAGTGGGCACGCAGGACGCGTTCCAGCGTCTGTGGACGCCCCACCGGATGGCCTACATCCAGGGCGAGAACAAGCCGAGCGGCCCCGGCGCCGGCGACGGCTGCCCCTTCTGCTCCCTCCCGGCCGGCTCCGACGAGGACGGGCTGATCCTGCGCCGCGGCGAGCTGGTCTACGCGGTGCTCAACCTGTACCCGTACACGGGCGGCCACCTGATGACCGTGCCCTACCGGCACGTGGCCGACTACACGGAACTCACGGCCGAGGAGACGGCGGAGCTCGCCGCGCTCACCCAGCAGGCGATGACCGCGCTGCGCACGGCGTCCGGCGCCCACGGCTTCAACATCGGCATGAACCAGGGCACCGTCGCGGGTGCGGGCATCGCCGCCCACCTGCACCAGCACGTCGTGCCACGCTGGGGCGGCGACACCAACTTCATGCCGGTCATCGGGCACACCAAGGTGCTGCCGCAGCTGCTCGCGGACACCCGCAAGATGCTGGCGGAGGCCTGGCCCACGGACTGA
- a CDS encoding cytochrome d ubiquinol oxidase subunit II produces the protein MTVESGYADFFGPQVPRTGDEGQTPTFALASAAYRDNEADEILKANSEWHKSEVAKPRIKLFRPNLGEAFSRAVIDRMLGSGRAPLIQSFGTQPQVVVEHALAAHRIRRERDNWLTAVMVLCGLLFLPGLLVWLLVFQIRTTMTKRDDKRAGAFATALLVGVGALAALFLLRMPFDGFWGWYARAAVVAPVLGWFWAKRICERTARDLRERWDSLLSGSSIGAKVPEAVPSSPGETAAEQLRQSLARLSAEQQSNSVFYAGPKGILGMGTRWGSWQLAEDLVQADPDREIHPFRSWDVIRAIHDRLRMLERGPLNTGGFPKPSIRHWIVTPIGENATSVSRPEGTDVEAYQVKQHAIQEICNKQQFGAGDRHYLGVQWTLWDGQLVITMLITVTVLHETLRIEVTGHALGPVHSLFTTKPAAKEKEVQKSIRFWETRKVKLPLVDSDEVVRLAARAPLTKYPPLLYWLGGKLSLPEPFGLRHAWADKPWRHRFMADDALRAATPVLRVVHSAAIKVLAENGVDTEKFGSRSSSLSTAVQDVAPKNADLYDA, from the coding sequence ATGACCGTTGAGAGCGGTTACGCGGATTTTTTCGGTCCGCAGGTGCCGCGCACGGGCGACGAGGGCCAGACACCCACGTTCGCGCTGGCCTCGGCTGCCTACCGGGACAACGAGGCCGACGAGATACTCAAGGCCAACAGCGAGTGGCACAAGTCGGAGGTCGCCAAGCCACGGATCAAGCTGTTCCGGCCCAATCTGGGCGAGGCGTTCTCCCGGGCGGTCATCGACCGCATGCTGGGCTCCGGCCGCGCCCCGCTCATCCAGTCCTTCGGCACCCAGCCCCAGGTGGTGGTCGAGCACGCGCTGGCGGCGCACCGCATCCGCCGCGAGCGCGACAACTGGCTGACCGCCGTCATGGTCCTGTGCGGGCTGCTCTTCCTGCCCGGCCTGCTGGTGTGGCTGCTGGTCTTCCAGATCCGTACGACGATGACCAAGCGCGACGACAAGCGGGCGGGCGCGTTCGCCACCGCCCTGCTGGTCGGCGTCGGCGCCCTGGCCGCGCTGTTCCTGCTGCGCATGCCGTTCGACGGTTTCTGGGGCTGGTACGCCCGCGCGGCGGTGGTGGCACCGGTGCTCGGCTGGTTCTGGGCCAAGCGGATCTGCGAGCGCACCGCGAGGGACCTGCGGGAGCGCTGGGACAGCCTGCTCTCCGGCAGCAGCATCGGCGCCAAGGTGCCCGAGGCGGTGCCGAGCAGCCCCGGTGAGACCGCGGCGGAGCAACTGAGGCAGTCCCTGGCCCGGCTCAGTGCCGAGCAGCAGTCCAACTCCGTGTTCTACGCCGGTCCCAAGGGGATCCTCGGCATGGGCACCCGCTGGGGCAGCTGGCAGCTCGCCGAGGACCTGGTGCAGGCCGACCCCGACCGGGAGATCCACCCGTTCCGCAGCTGGGACGTCATCAGGGCGATCCACGACCGGCTGCGCATGCTGGAGCGCGGGCCGCTGAACACCGGTGGCTTCCCCAAGCCGTCGATCCGCCACTGGATCGTCACGCCCATCGGGGAGAACGCCACGTCGGTGTCCCGGCCCGAGGGCACGGACGTGGAGGCGTACCAGGTCAAGCAGCACGCGATACAGGAGATCTGCAACAAGCAGCAGTTCGGCGCGGGCGACCGGCACTACCTGGGGGTGCAGTGGACCCTGTGGGACGGCCAGCTGGTGATCACCATGCTGATCACGGTGACCGTACTGCACGAGACGCTGCGTATCGAGGTGACCGGGCACGCCCTCGGACCGGTGCACTCCCTGTTCACGACCAAGCCGGCGGCCAAGGAGAAGGAGGTCCAGAAGTCGATCAGGTTCTGGGAGACCCGGAAGGTGAAGCTCCCGCTGGTCGACTCGGACGAGGTGGTGCGGCTGGCCGCGCGGGCGCCCCTGACGAAGTACCCGCCGCTGCTGTACTGGCTGGGAGGCAAGCTGAGCCTGCCCGAGCCGTTCGGGCTGCGGCACGCCTGGGCGGACAAGCCCTGGCGGCACCGGTTCATGGCGGACGACGCGCTGCGGGCCGCCACCCCGGTCCTGCGGGTGGTGCACTCGGCGGCGATCAAGGTGCTGGCGGAGAACGGCGTGGACACGGAGAAGTTCGGTTCCCGCTCCTCGTCCCTCTCCACGGCGGTGCAGGACGTCGCGCCGAAGAACGCCGACCTGTACGACGCGTAG
- a CDS encoding elongation factor G-like protein EF-G2, which yields MGDKAHTHPGAAGRAQAADRPTSVRNVVLVGHSGSGKTTLVEALALTAGAANRAGRVEDGGTVSDYDDIEHRQQRSVQLSLVPVEWGGIKVNLLDTPGYADFVGELRAGLRAADAALFVVSAADGVDGSTRMVWDECAAVGMPRAIVVTHLEAARADFEEMTRICAETFGGDDPDAVLPVYLPLRGPEGPDGHTPVTGLIGLLTQKLFDYSSGERVESEPVGDHVPLIAEARGRLIEGIIAESEDETLMDRYLGGEDVDVKTLIEDLQRAVARGVFFPVLAAAPAAPGARQGLGTVELLDLITGGFPTPLEHGTPRVTTPDGRPRELKPCDPDAPLAAEVVKTSSDPYVGRLSLVRVFSGTLRADQTVHVSGHGLSDRGHEDHDVDERVGALSTPFGKQQRPVSHVIAGDLACVAKLGRAETGDTLSGKDDPLVMEPWEMPDPLLPLAIEAHSKADEDKLSQGLSRLVAEDPTMRLEQNPDTHQVVLWCLGEAHADVALERLRSRYGVQVDVVPHRVSLRETFGGKASGRGRHVKQSGGHGQFAICEIEVEPLPNGSGIEFVDKVVGGAVPRQFVPSVEKGIRAQAVKGVAAGHPLIDVRVTLLDGKAHSVDSSDAAFQTAGALALREAAADARIHLLEPVAEVSVLVGDDYVGPVMSDLSGRRGRVLGTEQSPGGRTLIRAEVPEIEIGRYAVDLRSLSHGTARFSRRYARHEPMPPQVAERVKEEARAAS from the coding sequence ATGGGCGACAAGGCGCACACACACCCCGGGGCCGCCGGCAGGGCACAGGCGGCCGACCGCCCCACGTCCGTACGGAACGTGGTGCTGGTCGGCCACTCCGGATCGGGCAAGACGACGCTGGTGGAGGCCCTCGCGCTGACCGCGGGGGCGGCGAACCGGGCGGGCCGCGTGGAGGACGGCGGCACCGTCTCCGACTACGACGACATCGAGCACCGGCAGCAGCGTTCGGTGCAGCTCTCCCTGGTGCCGGTGGAATGGGGCGGCATCAAGGTCAACTTGCTCGACACCCCCGGCTACGCCGACTTCGTCGGGGAGCTCAGGGCCGGTCTGCGAGCGGCGGACGCGGCCCTTTTCGTCGTCTCCGCCGCGGACGGCGTGGACGGCTCGACCCGCATGGTGTGGGACGAGTGCGCGGCGGTCGGCATGCCCCGCGCCATCGTCGTCACGCATCTGGAGGCGGCCCGCGCCGACTTCGAGGAGATGACCCGGATCTGCGCGGAGACCTTCGGCGGGGACGACCCAGACGCCGTGCTGCCGGTGTACCTGCCGCTGCGCGGCCCCGAGGGACCCGACGGGCACACGCCCGTGACCGGTCTGATCGGCCTGCTGACGCAGAAGCTGTTCGACTACTCGAGCGGCGAGCGCGTGGAGTCCGAGCCGGTCGGCGACCATGTGCCGCTGATCGCGGAGGCACGCGGCCGGCTGATCGAGGGGATCATCGCCGAGAGCGAGGACGAGACCCTCATGGACCGCTACCTCGGCGGTGAGGACGTCGACGTCAAGACGCTGATCGAGGACCTGCAGCGGGCGGTGGCGCGGGGCGTGTTCTTCCCCGTGCTGGCCGCCGCGCCCGCCGCCCCCGGCGCCCGTCAGGGGCTCGGCACGGTGGAACTGCTCGACCTGATCACCGGCGGTTTCCCGACCCCGCTGGAGCACGGCACCCCGCGTGTGACCACTCCGGACGGCAGGCCGCGCGAGCTGAAACCGTGCGACCCCGACGCCCCGCTGGCCGCGGAGGTCGTGAAGACCTCCTCCGACCCCTACGTGGGACGGCTCTCGCTGGTGCGCGTGTTCTCCGGGACGCTGCGCGCCGACCAGACCGTCCATGTGTCCGGCCACGGGCTGAGCGACCGGGGCCACGAGGACCACGACGTCGACGAGCGGGTCGGCGCCCTGTCCACGCCGTTCGGCAAGCAGCAGCGGCCGGTGTCGCACGTCATCGCGGGCGATCTGGCGTGCGTGGCGAAGCTGGGCCGCGCGGAGACCGGGGACACCCTGTCCGGCAAGGACGACCCGCTGGTCATGGAGCCCTGGGAGATGCCGGACCCGCTGCTGCCGCTGGCCATCGAGGCGCACAGCAAGGCCGACGAGGACAAGCTGTCCCAGGGGCTGAGCCGACTGGTGGCCGAGGACCCGACGATGCGTCTGGAGCAGAATCCGGACACCCATCAGGTGGTGCTCTGGTGCCTCGGTGAGGCGCACGCGGACGTGGCGCTGGAGCGGCTGCGCAGCCGGTACGGCGTCCAGGTCGACGTCGTGCCGCACCGGGTGTCGCTGCGGGAGACGTTCGGCGGGAAGGCGTCCGGGCGCGGCCGGCACGTCAAACAGTCCGGCGGGCACGGTCAGTTCGCGATCTGCGAGATCGAGGTGGAGCCGCTGCCGAACGGTTCGGGCATCGAGTTCGTGGACAAGGTCGTCGGCGGCGCCGTGCCCCGGCAGTTCGTCCCCTCGGTGGAGAAGGGCATAAGGGCCCAGGCCGTCAAGGGAGTTGCCGCCGGACATCCGCTCATCGACGTGCGGGTGACGCTGCTGGACGGCAAGGCGCACTCGGTGGACTCCTCCGACGCCGCGTTCCAGACGGCGGGCGCGCTGGCCCTGCGGGAGGCCGCCGCGGACGCGCGGATCCATCTGCTGGAGCCGGTGGCCGAGGTGAGCGTGCTGGTCGGCGACGACTACGTCGGGCCCGTGATGAGCGACCTGTCCGGCCGCCGCGGCCGGGTGCTGGGCACCGAGCAGTCGCCCGGCGGGCGCACCCTGATCCGGGCGGAGGTGCCCGAGATCGAGATCGGCCGGTACGCGGTCGACCTGCGGTCGCTGTCGCACGGCACGGCCCGCTTCAGCCGCCGCTACGCCCGGCACGAGCCCATGCCGCCGCAGGTCGCGGAGCGGGTCAAGGAGGAGGCGCGCGCGGCCTCGTGA
- the pgsA gene encoding phosphatidylinositol phosphate synthase: MGPPVASRGHAATPTVGKAMLNKYARAFFTRVLTPFAAFLIRRGVSPDTVTLIGTAGVVAGALVFYPRGEFFWGTVVITLFVFSDLVDGNMARQLGRSSRWGAFLDSTLDRVADGAVFGGFALWYAGSGDNNALCAVSIFCLASGQVVSYTKARGESIGLPVAVNGLVERAERLVISLVAAGLAGLHAFGVPGIQYLLPVALWAVAVGSLVTLVQRVVTVRRESAEAEAAEQQQTQGSEAAQ; encoded by the coding sequence ATGGGCCCGCCGGTGGCCAGCAGGGGTCACGCGGCCACACCGACCGTCGGGAAGGCCATGCTGAACAAGTACGCGCGTGCATTTTTCACGCGTGTCCTCACACCGTTCGCCGCGTTTCTCATCCGGCGGGGGGTCAGCCCCGACACGGTCACGCTCATCGGCACCGCGGGCGTGGTGGCCGGCGCGCTGGTCTTCTACCCCCGGGGCGAGTTCTTCTGGGGCACGGTCGTCATCACGCTGTTCGTCTTCTCGGACCTGGTCGACGGCAACATGGCCCGCCAGCTCGGACGCTCCAGCCGTTGGGGCGCCTTCCTGGACTCCACCCTGGACCGGGTCGCCGACGGCGCGGTCTTCGGCGGGTTCGCCCTCTGGTACGCGGGCTCCGGCGACAACAACGCGCTGTGCGCGGTGTCGATCTTCTGCCTGGCCAGCGGCCAGGTGGTGTCGTACACCAAGGCGCGCGGCGAGTCGATCGGACTGCCGGTCGCCGTCAACGGGCTGGTCGAGCGGGCCGAGCGGCTGGTGATCTCGCTGGTCGCGGCGGGGCTCGCGGGGCTGCACGCGTTCGGCGTGCCCGGCATCCAGTACCTGCTGCCCGTCGCCCTGTGGGCCGTCGCCGTCGGCAGCCTCGTCACGCTGGTCCAGCGGGTGGTCACCGTCCGCCGCGAGTCCGCCGAGGCGGAGGCCGCCGAGCAGCAGCAGACGCAGGGGAGCGAGGCCGCGCAGTGA
- a CDS encoding phosphatidylinositol mannoside acyltransferase, producing the protein MSAQERLADALYGAGWGTVKKLPEPVAVRLGRTIADVAWKQRGKGVLRLESNYARVVPDAGPQRLAELSRAGMRSYLRYWMESFRLPAWSPAHIADSFHPTDLHHLSDAMEAGKGVILALPHLANWDLAGAWVTTQLGIPFTTVAERLKPETLYDRFVAYREGLGMEVLPHSGGSAFGTLARRLRDGGLVCLVADRDLSSSGVEVDFFGSPARMPAGPALLAQQTGARLLPVTLWYENSPAMRGRVHAPVEVPASGTRAEKTSVMTQALADAFATGIADHPEDWHMLQRLWTEDLDPATAREKDQKGTA; encoded by the coding sequence GTGAGCGCCCAGGAGCGGCTCGCCGACGCCCTGTACGGCGCCGGGTGGGGCACCGTCAAGAAGCTGCCCGAGCCCGTCGCCGTCCGCCTCGGCCGCACCATCGCCGACGTCGCCTGGAAGCAGCGCGGCAAGGGGGTGCTGCGGCTGGAGAGCAACTACGCGCGCGTCGTGCCGGACGCGGGACCCCAGCGGCTCGCGGAGCTGTCCCGCGCGGGCATGCGCTCGTACCTGCGCTACTGGATGGAGTCCTTCCGGCTGCCCGCCTGGAGCCCCGCACACATCGCGGACTCCTTCCACCCCACGGACCTGCACCACCTCAGCGACGCCATGGAAGCCGGCAAGGGCGTGATCCTGGCGCTGCCGCACCTCGCCAACTGGGACCTCGCCGGCGCCTGGGTCACCACCCAGCTCGGCATACCGTTCACCACCGTCGCCGAGCGCCTCAAGCCGGAGACCCTCTACGACCGCTTCGTCGCCTACCGCGAGGGCCTCGGCATGGAGGTCCTGCCGCACAGCGGCGGCTCCGCCTTCGGCACGCTGGCCCGGCGGCTGCGCGACGGCGGCCTGGTCTGCCTGGTCGCCGACCGCGACCTGTCCTCCTCGGGCGTCGAGGTGGACTTCTTCGGCAGCCCCGCCCGGATGCCCGCCGGCCCCGCCCTGCTGGCCCAGCAGACCGGCGCCCGGCTGCTGCCCGTGACCCTCTGGTACGAGAACTCACCGGCGATGCGGGGCCGCGTCCACGCCCCGGTCGAGGTTCCCGCGTCAGGTACGCGCGCCGAGAAGACGTCCGTCATGACACAGGCGCTGGCCGACGCCTTCGCCACGGGAATCGCCGACCATCCGGAGGACTGGCACATGCTGCAGCGCTTGTGGACCGAGGACCTCGACCCCGCGACCGCCCGCGAGAAGGACCAGAAGGGGACCGCGTGA
- a CDS encoding glycosyltransferase family 4 protein, with product MRIGIVCPYSWDVPGGVQFHIRDLAEYFIRLGHEVSVLAPADDDTPLPPYVVSAGRAVPVPYNGSVARLNFGFLSAARVRRWLHDGSFDVVHIHEPSSPSLGLLSCWAAQGPLVATFHTSNPRSKAMIAAYAILQAALEKISARIAVSEYARRTLVEHLGGDAVVIPNGVDVDFFAKAEPEPEWQGDTIGFIGRIDEPRKGLPVLMRALPKILAARPRTRLLVAGRGDEKEAVESLPAELRPRVEFLGMISDEDKARLLRSVDLYVAPNTGGESFGIILVEAMSAGAPVLASDLDAFAQVLDQGAAGELFANEDADALADAAVRLLEDPVRREELRARGSAHVRRFDWSTVGADILSVYETVTAGAAAVATDDRATGLRARLGLARD from the coding sequence GTGAGGATCGGCATCGTCTGCCCGTACTCCTGGGACGTGCCGGGTGGCGTCCAGTTCCACATCCGAGACCTGGCCGAGTACTTCATCCGTCTCGGGCACGAGGTGTCCGTCCTCGCGCCGGCCGACGACGACACCCCGCTCCCGCCCTACGTCGTCTCCGCCGGCCGCGCCGTGCCGGTGCCGTACAACGGCTCGGTGGCCCGGCTCAACTTCGGATTCCTGTCGGCCGCGCGGGTGCGGCGCTGGCTGCACGACGGCTCCTTCGACGTGGTGCACATCCACGAGCCGTCCTCGCCGTCCCTGGGCCTGCTGAGCTGCTGGGCGGCTCAGGGCCCGCTGGTGGCGACCTTCCACACCTCCAACCCGCGCTCCAAGGCCATGATCGCCGCGTACGCCATCCTCCAGGCCGCCCTGGAGAAGATCAGCGCGCGCATCGCGGTCAGCGAGTACGCCCGCCGCACCCTCGTCGAACACCTGGGCGGCGACGCGGTGGTGATCCCCAACGGCGTCGACGTCGACTTCTTCGCCAAGGCGGAGCCCGAGCCCGAGTGGCAGGGCGACACCATCGGCTTCATCGGCCGCATCGACGAGCCCCGCAAGGGCCTGCCGGTGCTGATGCGGGCGCTGCCGAAGATCCTCGCCGCCCGCCCGCGGACGCGGCTGCTGGTGGCCGGACGAGGCGACGAGAAGGAGGCGGTCGAGTCGCTGCCGGCCGAACTGCGCCCGCGCGTCGAGTTCCTCGGCATGATCAGCGACGAGGACAAGGCCCGCCTGCTGCGCAGCGTCGACCTGTACGTGGCGCCCAACACCGGCGGTGAGAGCTTCGGCATCATCCTGGTCGAGGCGATGTCGGCGGGCGCCCCGGTGCTCGCCTCCGACCTCGACGCGTTCGCCCAGGTCCTCGACCAGGGCGCGGCGGGCGAGCTGTTCGCCAACGAGGACGCGGACGCGCTCGCCGACGCGGCGGTGCGCCTCCTGGAGGACCCCGTGCGCCGTGAGGAGCTGCGCGCGCGGGGCAGCGCCCATGTGCGCCGCTTCGACTGGTCGACGGTCGGCGCGGACATTCTCTCCGTCTACGAGACGGTCACGGCAGGCGCGGCGGCGGTCGCCACGGACGACAGGGCGACGGGCCTGAGGGCCCGCCTGGGCCTGGCCCGGGACTAG
- a CDS encoding LemA family protein yields the protein MTPTLIWILVVLVAVGLYLSWTAGRLDRLHARIDAARAALDAQLLRRASVAQELATSGVLDPAASIVLYEAAHAARQAVEEQREVAESELSQALRAVFADAHQVDAVREVPGGEEAALELAEAVRRVPMARRFHNDAVRAARALRLHRKVRWFRLAGHAPFPMAFEMDDEPPTALVERAA from the coding sequence GTGACCCCAACCCTGATCTGGATCCTCGTCGTCCTCGTCGCCGTCGGGCTGTACCTGAGCTGGACCGCCGGGCGGCTGGACCGGCTGCACGCCCGGATCGACGCCGCCCGCGCCGCGCTCGACGCGCAACTGCTGCGCCGCGCGTCCGTGGCGCAGGAACTGGCCACCTCCGGTGTGCTCGACCCGGCCGCGTCGATCGTGCTCTACGAGGCGGCGCACGCGGCGCGGCAGGCGGTGGAGGAGCAACGGGAGGTCGCCGAGAGCGAGTTGAGCCAGGCCCTGCGGGCGGTCTTCGCCGACGCCCACCAGGTGGACGCGGTCCGGGAGGTGCCCGGGGGAGAGGAGGCCGCGCTGGAACTCGCCGAGGCCGTCCGCAGGGTGCCGATGGCCCGCCGCTTCCACAACGACGCCGTACGGGCCGCCCGCGCGCTGCGCCTGCACCGCAAGGTGCGCTGGTTCCGGCTGGCCGGCCACGCGCCGTTCCCGATGGCCTTCGAGATGGACGACGAGCCGCCGACGGCCCTGGTGGAGCGGGCCGCCTGA
- the pdxS gene encoding pyridoxal 5'-phosphate synthase lyase subunit PdxS, with protein MSSTLTENQGPETGTARVKRGMAEQLKGGVIMDVVTPEQAKIAEDAGAVAVMALERVPADIRKDGGVARMSDPDMIEGIVDAVSIPVMAKSRIGHFVEAQVLQSLGVDYIDESEVLTPADEVNHSDKWAFTTPFVCGATNLGEALRRIAEGAAMIRSKGEAGTGNVVEAVRHLRQIKNEIARLRGYDNHELYAAAKELRAPYELVKEVAELGKLPVVLFSAGGVATPADAALMRQLGAEGVFVGSGIFKSGDPAKRAAAIVKATTFYDDPKIIADASRNLGEAMVGINCDTLPETERYANRGW; from the coding sequence GTGTCCAGCACGCTCACCGAAAACCAGGGTCCCGAGACCGGCACCGCGCGCGTCAAGCGCGGCATGGCCGAGCAGCTCAAGGGCGGCGTGATCATGGACGTCGTCACGCCGGAGCAGGCGAAGATCGCCGAGGACGCCGGCGCGGTCGCCGTCATGGCTCTGGAGCGCGTCCCGGCCGACATCCGCAAGGACGGCGGTGTGGCCCGCATGTCCGACCCGGACATGATCGAGGGCATCGTCGACGCCGTCTCCATCCCGGTGATGGCCAAGTCCCGCATCGGCCACTTCGTCGAGGCCCAGGTGCTGCAGTCGCTCGGCGTCGACTACATCGACGAGTCCGAGGTCCTCACCCCGGCCGACGAGGTCAACCACTCCGACAAGTGGGCCTTCACCACCCCCTTCGTGTGCGGTGCCACCAACCTGGGCGAGGCCCTGCGCCGCATCGCCGAGGGCGCCGCGATGATCCGCTCCAAGGGCGAGGCCGGCACCGGCAACGTCGTCGAGGCGGTCCGTCACCTGCGCCAGATCAAGAACGAGATCGCCCGCCTGCGCGGCTACGACAACCACGAGCTGTACGCCGCCGCCAAGGAGCTGCGCGCCCCCTACGAGCTGGTCAAGGAGGTCGCCGAGCTGGGCAAGCTGCCCGTCGTGCTGTTCTCCGCCGGCGGAGTGGCCACCCCGGCCGACGCCGCGCTGATGCGCCAGCTCGGCGCCGAGGGCGTCTTCGTCGGCTCCGGCATCTTCAAGTCCGGCGACCCCGCCAAGCGTGCCGCGGCCATCGTCAAGGCGACCACCTTCTACGACGACCCGAAGATCATCGCGGACGCGTCCCGCAACCTCGGCGAGGCCATGGTCGGCATCAACTGCGACACCCTCCCCGAGACCGAGCGCTACGCCAACCGCGGCTGGTGA